The Perca flavescens isolate YP-PL-M2 chromosome 8, PFLA_1.0, whole genome shotgun sequence DNA window ACATTCTGCAGCTTCTATCACAGATCACATGTGAATTAAAGATTATTTCTTCAACATATGACTAAATACGTCCTGTTTTAAAATGATCTGTGGGTTGTTGATCTAAAACCAAAATGTCATGTCGTGTTACAGTGAAGATGTCTtctgagctagctagctagtcgtAGAAAACACTGCTTTCATTgtagtgtttttattatttttattattcctaCTAATAGTAGAAATATTGTCTAATATTATCATTCTCACTGTAGCccagtgacggactggccatCCTCTATGGGCCGCTActgataaaaaatatataaaaaataatataataaaataaaatatataattataataatgataataaaataagaataatttgtcttgttatttttcaaaaagttattttattaaataacaCTACCCACAATTCTAAGCGCTACGACGACGTCATTGTTTGGTCCAAGTCGCTGTtgccatggaaatgtttactgtaccatggatgtattaagagaacggtacCATATGTAGCTACCTtcttatatatgtatatgccATGTACCCGTGAAAGGCGAGAGCGAGCAACTACAATAGAAATCTATGATAGTTTCAAAGTGATTTTTTTAGCGCCGAACCCATTATCACTGACCACCACCaagataaaagaaaatgaatgcgTCACGAAACGACCAAAGGGGGAGccgagaaaaagagagagaaaacaaagagtTGGCTTCGGGTGAAAAATATGCTAAATTAagtgatttattttccaaacAATAAGAGTGTGTTGCTTCAGATAATATTAACGTTAGCAGCTGCATATTTTGGTGAAACTGTTGTAATTTGAACTGTGGCCGTGCATTGCTCTTTCCCtgttttggtggagctgttgtATTATGTAGCTACTGTGCTAACGTCGAGCCGTTGTATTTGCATCTGTATTTGTGCTGGCTGTGCCTTTAGTGGAGCGTATCATGTCGTAGCATTGCCACCTAGTGGTCTGCAGATGCTTTAAGATGTTAAACTGTTGTCGGcacatttttgctttttatgGGTTTTTTTTGGTATGTTTGATGACATTTGTGTGACATTGGGTGCATAGGGTTATGGTATGAAGTTGATTTGACTCATTtagcggctggctctctgcctcgtaacgttactactcCACGTTTTTTTGAAGTTTATACGTTAACAtggcagttgttgtttttttaaatgagagtGAGGTGTGGACACTTTTCTGCtacgttgatttgaatggaaatggcctttctatccattttatttctatgggttGGTGTGGTTTGAAAATAGGGCCCGTGTGTTGCAAATGCCAAAGGCCGTTTTTTTatcccagtccgtcactgctGTAGCCTACTAGTTGCAGCTATAGTATGTCAATGGTTATGTGTCTGACATACATTAATActtgattgatttatttgaaagtacattATACTGTAGTCTGAAGTCTATATAATataagtataataataataataataataataataataataataataaataataatgatattattattctaagtgatATTTGGGGCAGaccttttgcattttttttatcaagcaCAGTGCAATAATGATGTGTAACCAGAGAAATATTTCTCAGTTTATTTAAGTTCAGTTAGAAGGTTTAGTTAAGTGAAATAACTTGCTTAGTGTGCTGCTTGAAACAATAATGTGATTATCAGTGAAGtaattattgtgtttgtgtgtttgtacttgCAGTTTCACAACGCCAGTATACAAACAAGAGATAATTGAGAAAATGTTTAGATCCATTTTTGGACTAAAATTCTTTGAAAGACCTCTGTCTTCAGGAGATATGGACTCTTCTTCAAAGAAGTCCAAACGAAGGAGTGAGAGACCTTTGTCTCCTCAAGACAAAAACCCTCCCACCATCTTGAGGGAGCACGGACGAAGGGGTGAGAGACCTTCGTCTAGTGGAGACACCAACCCTTCTACTATCATGAAGGAGCACAGAGAAAGGGGTGAGGGCCCTTTGTCTTGTGCAGAAAACCAGCCCTCTATCACCAGGCAGCAAGAACGAAGGAATGTGAGATCTTTGTTCATCGTGGGCACCAACCCTTCTACCATCATGAAGGAGCGCAGGCAAAAGGGTGAGAGCCCTTTGTCTTGTGCAGAACACAAGCCCTCTACCACCAGGCAGCACGTACGAAGGGGTGAGAGCCCTTCTTCTTTATTCTCTGAAGACAAGCAGCCTTCTACTCCAAGGCGGCAGCAAGCATGGAGAGGTGAGAGCCCTTCGTCTTCCTCCTCTGAAGACGACCAACCTTCAACCACCAGGCAGCGAGTACGAAGGTTTGAGAGCCCGTCCTCTTCATCCTCTGAAGACAAGCAGCCTTCTACTCCAAGGCGGCAGCAAGCATGGAGGGGTGAGAGCCCTTTGTCGTCATCTTCTGAAGATGAACATCGCTCTACCACCAGGCAGCAAGTGCGAAGGGATGTGAGCTCTTTGTTCATCGTGGGCACCAACCCTTCTACCGTCATGAAGGAGAGCAGGCAAAGGAGAGAGagctctttgtcttcctcttctGAAGATGATGAGCCTTCTACCACCAGGCAGCGAGTACGAAGGTTTGAGAgcccttcctcttcatcctctgaAGACAGTCAGCCTACTACTCGGAGGCGGCAGCAAGCATGGAGAGGTGAGAGCCCTTCGTCTTCCTCCTCTGAAGACGACCAACCTTCAACCACCAGGCAGCGAGTACGAAGGTTTGAGAGCCCGTCCTCTTCATCCTCTGAAGACAAGCAGCCTTCTACTCCAAGGCGGCAGCAAGCATGGAGGGGTGAGAGCCCTTCGTCGTCATCTTCTGAAGATGACGAGCCTTCTACCACAAGGAGGCAGCAACAACAAAGTCCTTTGTCCTTCGTAGACATCAACCTTTCTACCACCTTTAGGCAGAATGGAGGAATTGGTGAGAACCATTTGCCCTGCATTGACATTGACAAGCCTACCATCTGGTGGGAGCACGTATTAAGGGGTGAGAGACCTTTGTTTCGTGGAGATTTCAACCCTTCAAACACCTTGAGGCAGGACGGACGAAGTGGTGACAGCCGTTCCTCTACATCTTCATCTTCTGAAGACGACGAGTCTTTTACCACAAGGAGGCAGCAAGAAAGAAGGGCTAATAGccctttatctatctatctgagtgcgagaaaggagagagagatcattgaaagagaaaagcagcgtttggaggaggagggtttaaaaagagaaagagagaggtgtgaagagatgaagagaaagaaccaggagaaggagaggaaaatgTTTAGTCTGCGTTCAAGAATATACATTTGGTGGCTCAATCGCAAGATAAAACGCATTGCCAGGGAAATCCAATCAACCTTTGTGGATGAGCGCTACCTCCTGCGTCATGGTAAGAAAGTAAACTTACATTTTGTCACATAAAATGTCATACAGGTGTATCGCCTCCTTTTAGATCACAGTAGATCAGTGGTGGAACAAGTATTCAATTTCTTCACTAGTAAAAGTTCCAACAccagtatgtaaaaaaaaaaactccattacaagtaaatgtccttcatttaaaaagtgaaattatTATTCAGTAAATTCATTGaaagtaagtaaaagtagtcGGAAAACCAGCCCATGTGACTAATACAGgctaattacattacattgaacCGTTACAATGAAACAAGCAAGGTGTGTTAATTAGAGGTGttgcttgtgtgtttttgaattttGGAAAGAGCCAGGTTAGCATCTTCTTTATGCCAATCTAAGCTAATTGCTGTCTGAATCCAGCTGCATACTTAACTTCAATCTTTAATATGCAGTTCGATTATGAGTTTAAAATGTTGTCTATTTATGGATCATTTGTTCAGCTAATTAACGTTTTGTAGATTGTTTGCATAATAAAGCAGCAGTGAGAATACTTTCTATTTCTGAATATTTCTGAATAAACTCCCAAAGTTGCCTTGTGTTATCCCGTTCTGCAGGGAAGGAATAAACGTGTATCTGTTTACATCTGTTTACActgtcagaaatgtatttttatcaCAGTGGGCACATATTCTTTTCATGAGTTaatttatttatcttatttaatTATCATGGAGAACAAAGGAAACATACTCAGTTAAGCTAAGATAGCTCTTATCTCACTTATGGCGCCAGGCCAACATTATATTAttgcaacaaaacaaatctgttgACTATTTCCTTTTGGGAGGGGTGCGAGTGTACAACTGGACTCCAGACTTAACCTTTCATATTCTGTTGGTTACAGATCCCCTCAGAAATCCAgagaaaatggcagaaaaagaaCGGCTGCTTGACCGAAGGAGGGAGCTGGTCGTGTACAAACGCAGACAAAAATTTAAGGTGGAGAGGGAAGTGATGAAGCAAAAACTGAACGTAGAGAGGAAGGAAATAAATGCGAAGAAGATGGAGAATATCTCTGAGTTATGCTGCAACTCAGAAAGCCGACATATGTTAAATCTTCGCAACGGGCCAATGCCAGTCAGGTCACGCAAACTCGTACTTGTTAACATATATCAATTAAGATAAAAGTAGAGCAATCGGAAAAATGGCACCAAATAGAGAGAGGTAATTGAGGGAGACAGCAAACATTTCAGATTTGACAAAACAGaagtaaagaaaagtaaaatattcttttaaaacattagcaaccACCGTCAAATATCCTTGCAGCCACATAACACCCTAGAGTCAAAAAGCATTGTGCAAATAACAGTGTCCTAACTTAACGCCACCTGACCCAATCTGACCTAATTTAACCAAGGTTAGCCCAACACCTATCCTAATTTAGCTTTGGTTAGGTTCTGGCAGAGaccttagggttagggttagaccctaaagacagtagaaagaagaaggtaaggcaagaataggttgaAAATAGtttataaacttaaaaaaaacagtagaaagaaggaaggcaacactagggcgacaaaagtgaaaaattaaaatagcctaagtgacaaacttcgaaaaaagtgacaaaaactttgaagaagGGCGCctagatagctcagttggtagagcgggcgcccatatatagaggtttactcttcGCGCGAGGGGAGGCGGGCCTGGGTTCAAGTCCAACCTGCGAACcctctgctgcatgtcattcccccctctctctccactttcatgtcttcatctgtccagTAGAaacaaaggctgaaaatgccccaaaaataatctttaaaacaaTAACTTCGAAgataaaaagacagtagaaaaaaggaagaaagtcAAGAATAGGTCAGAACAAGCGAcaaatccttaaaaaaaaaaggtgacaaacttcagaaacagcgacaaaaactttgaaaaaagtcacgtaccccctgcagttctccaaagtacccctaggggtacacgtacccccatttgagaaacactggatTAGATCAATGGATCACAGGTGGAGTGGGTCCTGAGTCCCGAGGAGACTTAATAACAGATTtaataatagattttatttgtaatgcactttacatttggagcaaatctcaaagtgctacagtTAAGATTTTAAAAGCACGGTAAAAACATTAACTTGCAGGGTTAATTACAACTCATAAATTCTGCTAAATAGAAGTGTTTTTAgtcgtttttttaaaagtctcaaTAGTTTGAGGTGCCCTCAGATGGTCGGGGAGGGCATTCTAGATCCGAGTTGCGGCAGAACAGAAAGCCCGATCAGCCACGGTGCTGAGCTTAGTCTTGGGGGGAAGGAGGCGGTTTGAGTTTGTTGAACGGAGGGATCGAGTTGTAGTTAGAGGGGTGAGTAGTTCTTTCAGATAGGGGGGAGAAGGAGGCATTTCCATAGCTGCTCTGGTGGGTAAGGATTATATTCAATGTGGTGAGTGCCCTCCAGGAGGCGCTACAGGAGCCTCTGTTCCTCTGTTTTTTATCATAAGGAGCTTTTTATACTTATATTTTAAgttaaagtagcaataccacagtggaCAAATACTccattagaagtaaaagtactcattataaaaaaatttacaatattATGATACATTATGAAAGTGAATTATTATTGCAGATGGTGAGTAAGCAGCATTGTATTGTTGTAGCTAGTCGACAGGTAGCCCATGTCACGCCCCGGCCTGCCGTGATTTCTGCACAGTgacagtctggtgtgtgtgtgtgtgtgtgtgtgtgtgagaatgtgttttaaaccctgtttacacgtacatcgttatttttacaaactgagacatttccctttgtttgtgcccttcgtttacacgcaaacggagaattctcctctgaaaacgagtctttctaaaaactctggccagagtggagattttggaaatcttcgtttgcacgtttgcatgtaaactgagaccaacggaggtttaggcagacagcagccgagagagagaaagaggaagtgattggttgctgttgttgctattgtcaggattctgattggctaatgtgggcttgagcttcttgttacaccgccacctacaggtttggcatgctcttgacggcattgacggcatatatacacgggtacgtataaacaaacacttttctgaaaacggagaggttgaaatgtccgtttatgaaaatagccggccacgtgtaaacatAGCATTagtttatttcttcattttgttatgcctgctgtgtgtttggtgtgttttttttttctctgtctgtctgtgtttctgttccCGCCTACATGTTCCACAGAGTGAAGACACGCCCCCCCCCTGTTGATTCTACCCACACCTGGTACCAATTCCAATCAGCGCCCCTGCTACTCATCCTGCTCCATCATCTGCCTTCAGATGCCAGTCTGACTTTCCTCTCCCTGCTGGATTGTTGCTGACCACTGAGTATGCTTTTTCACCAGCCTTTGAGATTTGGATCTAGTCTAGTTTCTTGTTCTTGTACTTCCCTGTCTGCTCCGCTCCCTGACACTACTAACTGGAAGATCTCTGTTCTCAGAAATAACCCCCCTTCAGAGTCCTCTGCTGCCAATAGCCACGCACTGGAACAGCAAGTCTGCAGCCGCACTGAGGAACACAGCCCAGCAccccccactgccagtccagccatcttcggacccagcacccccactgccagtccacACTCACAGCGTCAATAAAATAACATTCTTTACCACCTACTCctaaaaagtaatgtttttccTCAAATTTGGAGAGAAGCTAAAGTTATTCCTTTACCCAAGCGAGCTAGGGCTGCCCTCACCGGCACTAACAGCCAACCTATTCATTTGTTGCCTGTTCCTAGCAAACTATTGGAACAAATTGTATTTGACCAGATATAGTGCTACTTCTCTGTTAACAATTTGATCAGGTCACTCAACATGCACTGCACTTACACAAATGACGGATGATTGGTTAAAGGAAATTGATTAGAGGAATATTGTGGGAGCAGTAGTTAGACTTCAGTGCTGCCTTTGATGTCATTGATCACAAATTATTATTGGAAAAACTTGTATGTTATGATTTTGCTGCATCTGCTTTATCATGGATAGAAAATTATGTATCCTACAGAACACAGTTTTCTTTAATGGAAGCTTTTCTGACACAAAACATTTAGAGTGTGGAATTCAACAAGGAAGTTCTCTCGgccctttattttcatttttttattaacgATCTTCCACTTGTTCcacatatttcataaaaatataatatcaTTTGTATATGAAACCTTAAAGGCCACACTGCTGTTTTCACTATAATTGACATCTCCCTCATCATTCTGTTGGAAACTTAGCCAGTTATTATTTTTAGTGCGTAAAATCTGGTGATGTCAATGAATTTCAAAGCATAGCTCCACTCACCTTTGCACACAAAATGTGAGATTAGCttctaaaatatgatgcattacaGAATAtaacaattagtcaattaatcaatGCAACTGATTCACAGAAAATTGTATTAACGATCTTCCACTTGCCTTTAAAAAAGCTCATGTGtccatgtatgcagatgatacaacAATATACGTGTGTGCGCTTACTATTAATGAAATAACTGCAACACTCAACAAAGACTTGCAGATAGCACTAGAATGGGTTACTAACAATAGACTTTTCCTAAACATGTCAAAGACTAAAAGCATTGTATTTGGTACAAATCATTCCTTGAGCTCTAGGCCTCAGCTGAATTTGATTGTTGAATAATGTAGCTGTTGAACAAGTAGAGGAAACAAAGCTTTGTTTTCTTAGATTTTAATCTGTTGTGGACAAGACATAGAGATTATCTTGCTGTAAAAAGATGCTTGGCTTTTTTAACACCACACCTGACCAAACAAGTCCTGCACACTCTAGTTTTATCACATCTTGACTATTGCCCAATGATATGGTCAAGTGCTGCAAAGAAAGATCTAGGTAAACTGCAGCTGGTTCAGAACAGAGCAGCGCGTCTTGCCCTTCAATGTCCACTTAGGTCTAATGTAAACAACACGCATGTCAAACTCTCCTGGTTGAAAGTTGCGGAGAGACTTTAAGCATCACTCCTGGCTTTTGTTAGAAAcatgaatgaattaaatgacATGCCACTAGAGGTCTTTTTAAAGTTCCTAGAACCCAAACACAATCAATGCAACGTAAAGATTGTATTGAAGGATGGTTGCTTGGAACTCACTTCCAGCAGAGATTGCCAAAGCGCATAATAaatcaagttttaaaaaacaagtaaaagatCATCTAAGGGCCCTAAGACTGTAACCATATTATTGTACTTAGTTTATTtatagcagtggttctcaaccttttttgtgccagcgcccccctatccattatccaggtccctaacgACACCCAAcaaatattatgtaggctaattgccccgaatattaatgattacgccctaatatatgcctattattgttgttactattgttatcaaaaataatcaaaatcaagtcattgaatgacaaacaacacatgtattagtttcccaggtattaaaaaagccatgtgaatagaaattatatatatgtttacagcaccgggtctcggacccCATTCAGAACAGCAATTTTCGTCGAAAAGCGACTAGTTTTCCAGGTATGTACTACTCTTCGGCCAGCgtgcatgttgttttgtttcccgtctagctagatccggtgtgatgttgtagtttttctaacgttactagttattgcaacagcatgtgaaaaaactacaaagtttgctgggccaaaaagaacgttaatctcgcgataaaacAATTGACgccattaaaatgggtttgcgttaacgccgttaataacgcctttaactgacagcactaatagaTACATATTCCTTTCCATGTATTCTAATAGTAATATATGATatcacaataaatacataatcaCAGAATATAGTAAAAATTCAATCTTACAACATCTTTGTTTACATGTCAATATTCCTATATATGTAACATTATCCAAAAGACGTTTATGATATATGACCTCTATTATACGTTGTGTCTCTGTCATTATTGTAACTGTGGTTTTGAGTCTGCCTGATAAAACCATAGAcggtatattattattattaacaataataataataataataatatacattcTATGGATAAAACAGAGGCGATAGGGCCGGTGGGCGGGTTCTAAACTCTGATTGGTCTTATTTTTGTTAGTCCAATCCATTACAGTCAATGgtccaatctggcaacaccaggggcacgttcaatctcaaaacggtGTGCACCGTTTTACTACGGTTTACATAGTTTCCTTTGATATATGTTTTCTTTCGTTTTGTGGGTGTGTTATGTGATACCCATATGGAATCATCAGAGACGTGTAGCTATGTAAACCgtagtaataaaaaggcagagcgcttACGCATACAGCAGAGTGTTCAACGCACCCCGTTTCAGTTTAAAAGAACGTGTTGCAACGTTTTATCGGGGCTGAACGTGGCACAGCTGTCCGGAACGGATCATTGTTGACAACTGTAGCTTGACAGCAAAGTTCTCCAGTTAAACAATGAATCAGTCAACATGTGTTTGGGTGGGTTGTGTAGTGGTTTCGTCGGCGCTAGCTAACTAAGGAGCTGGGTTAGTTAGCTGGTGAGTCAACAGATTTGACCCAACGCGTTTCAGAGCATCTGcagtttaacgttagctaacgttagctaacaggGTTTAGCTAAAGGCGTAGCGTTAGCAGCAGCATGGGCGATGGCAGTATTACTCCCAGGCTCGGCAACATGAAAGCGTTGCTTGGGATAGTTGCCGGAGCTGGAGCTTCCTACGGGTTATACAAACTCGTGAGCGGGGGAAGCTTCAAGAGAAACAAGAAAAGTGCTGCCACTGAAAGTCCTGGTGTCAGGAGCAGTCAGCCCATTGAAGTTACCCTACAGCCGGGCAGCCTGCTGGCCAGAGTGTCTGGACTGGATGTTGTCTGTCCCCGACCAGTTGGTGTTGCATCAGGTAAGAACCATAGAGCTCATAAAGCGTTCACAATCACTAAATCTAAACCCGTGTGATTGTTTTAGCAAGGTAAGGTGAAGTGAATCGCAAGATGATTTCTCTGATGCCCTGTGTATAAACACAAAAGCACCCATAGTCATTCCTAAAATGTAGTCACATCTTTATAAAGATATTGATTAAATGTCTCATCCAATGCAAACACTTATTACACATCACTAAATAttagttaacccttgtgttgtcttcccgtcaaccttgaaagttcagtttgtttgttttctaactttttaaattgttacatttttcttctacacagcgcttatttctatgtcccatattttctgatataaaacaaaaattgaaaacgggttaatttgacccaaagtcaacacaagggttaaatggcTTATTTTTCTCCATAGCTGACATCATCCACCAGTCCCCTGGCAACCTTGATCCACAGCACTTGAAAATGCTGCTGTCGTGTTTGCAGACCAGCAATAATCCACCAGACAGATGTCGAATCCTACTTACGTTAGGAAATTCTGCTGCCTTTACTGTAAATCAGGTACAGTAAAAGTATACTTTCTCAAAAACCTTCAGCAAGTAAGGTTAGTTCTGTTTCCTTTattgtaaaattgtaaattatCTATTTATAAAGTTatgtacctgttgtattttGTCAAAGATCTGTATGTACATTGTGGCATTATGTATCACTTTTCCAGCCATGTataatcatttttctttttcctttttattttaatcttcCAGAATCTAATACGGGAATTTGAAGGCATTCATATCATAGCTGGTTTCCTCTCTGATCCTGTGGCAGAGGTTAG harbors:
- the LOC114559528 gene encoding serine/arginine repetitive matrix protein 2 isoform X1 → MYMPCTRERRERATTIEIYDSFKVIFLAPNPLSLTTTKIKENECVTKRPKGEPRKRERKQRVGFGFTTPVYKQEIIEKMFRSIFGLKFFERPLSSGDMDSSSKKSKRRSERPLSPQDKNPPTILREHGRRGERPSSSGDTNPSTIMKEHRERGEGPLSCAENQPSITRQQERRNVRSLFIVGTNPSTIMKERRQKGESPLSCAEHKPSTTRQHVRRGESPSSLFSEDKQPSTPRRQQAWRGESPSSSSSEDDQPSTTRQRVRRFESPSSSSSEDKQPSTPRRQQAWRGESPLSSSSEDEHRSTTRQQVRRDVSSLFIVGTNPSTVMKESRQRRESSLSSSSEDDEPSTTRQRVRRFESPSSSSSEDSQPTTRRRQQAWRGESPSSSSSEDDQPSTTRQRVRRFESPSSSSSEDKQPSTPRRQQAWRGESPSSSSSEDDEPSTTRRQQQQSPLSFVDINLSTTFRQNGGIGENHLPCIDIDKPTIWWEHVLRGERPLFRGDFNPSNTLRQDGRSGDSRSSTSSSSEDDESFTTRRQQERRANSPLSIYLSARKEREIIEREKQRLEEEGLKRERERCEEMKRKNQEKERKMFSLRSRIYIWWLNRKIKRIAREIQSTFVDERYLLRHDPLRNPEKMAEKERLLDRRRELVVYKRRQKFKVEREVMKQKLNVERKEINAKKMENISELCCNSESRHMLNLRNGPMPVRSRKLVLVNIYQLR
- the LOC114559528 gene encoding proteoglycan 4 isoform X5 is translated as MFRSIFGLKFFERPLSSGDMDSSSKKSKRRSERPLSPQDKNPPTILREHGRRGERPSSSGDTNPSTIMKEHRERGEGPLSCAENQPSITRQQERRNVRSLFIVGTNPSTIMKERRQKGESPLSCAEHKPSTTRQHVRRGESPSSLFSEDKQPSTPRRQQAWRGESPSSSSSEDDQPSTTRQRVRRFESPSSSSSEDKQPSTPRRQQAWRGESPLSSSSEDEHRSTTRQQVRRDVSSLFIVGTNPSTVMKESRQRRESSLSSSSEDDEPSTTRQRVRRFESPSSSSSEDSQPTTRRRQQAWRGESPSSSSSEDDQPSTTRQRVRRFESPSSSSSEDKQPSTPRRQQAWRGESPSSSSSEDDEPSTTRRQQQQSPLSFVDINLSTTFRQNGGIGENHLPCIDIDKPTIWWEHVLRGERPLFRGDFNPSNTLRQDGRSGDSRSSTSSSSEDDESFTTRRQQERRANSPLSIYLSARKEREIIEREKQRLEEEGLKRERERCEEMKRKNQEKERKMFSLRSRIYIWWLNRKIKRIAREIQSTFVDERYLLRHDPLRNPEKMAEKERLLDRRRELVVYKRRQKFKVEREVMKQKLNVERKEINAKKMENISELCCNSESRHMLNLRNGPMPVRSRKLVLVNIYQLR
- the LOC114559528 gene encoding proteoglycan 4 isoform X4; translation: MYMPCTRERRERATTIEIYDSFKVIFLAPNPLSLTTTKIKENECVTKRPKGEPRKRERKQRVGFGFTTPVYKQEIIEKMFRSIFGLKFFERPLSSGDMDSSSKKSKRRSERPLSPQDKNPPTILREHGRRGERPSSSGDTNPSTIMKEHRERGEGPLSCAENQPSITRQQERRNVRSLFIVGTNPSTIMKERRQKGESPLSCAEHKPSTTRQHVRRGESPSSLFSEDKQPSTPRRQQAWRGESPSSSSSEDDQPSTTRQRVRRFESPSSSSSEDKQPSTPRRQQAWRGESPLSSSSEDEHRSTTRQQVRRDVSSLFIVGTNPSTVMKESRQRRESSLSSSSEDDEPSTTRQRVRRFESPSSSSSEDSQPTTRRRQQAWRGESPSSSSSEDDQPSTTRQRVRRFESPSSSSSEDKQPSTPRRQQAWRGESPSSSSSEDDEPSTTRRQQQQSPLSFVDINLSTTFRQNGGIGENHLPCIDIDKPTIWWEHVLRGERPLFRGDFNPSNTLRQDGRSGDSRSSTSSSSEDDESFTTRRQQERRANSPLSIYLSARKEREIIEREKQRLEEEGLKRERERCEEMKRKNQEKERKMFSLRSRIYIWWLNRKIKRIAREIQSTFVDERYLLRHDPLRNPEKMAEKERLLDRRRELVVYKRRQKFKK
- the LOC114559528 gene encoding proteoglycan 4 isoform X3; protein product: MYMPCTRERRERATTIEIYDSFKVIFLAPNPLSLTTTKIKENECVTKRPKGEPRKRERKQRVGFGFTTPVYKQEIIEKMFRSIFGLKFFERPLSSGDMDSSSKKSKRRSERPLSPQDKNPPTILREHGRRGERPSSSGDTNPSTIMKEHRERGEGPLSCAENQPSITRQQERRNVRSLFIVGTNPSTIMKERRQKGESPLSCAEHKPSTTRQHVRRGESPSSLFSEDKQPSTPRRQQAWRGESPSSSSSEDDQPSTTRQRVRRFESPSSSSSEDKQPSTPRRQQAWRGESPLSSSSEDEHRSTTRQQVRRDVSSLFIVGTNPSTVMKESRQRRESSLSSSSEDDEPSTTRQRVRRFESPSSSSSEDSQPTTRRRQQAWRGESPSSSSSEDDQPSTTRQRVRRFESPSSSSSEDKQPSTPRRQQAWRGESPSSSSSEDDEPSTTRRQQQQSPLSFVDINLSTTFRQNGGIGENHLPCIDIDKPTIWWEHVLRGERPLFRGDFNPSNTLRQDGRSGDSRSSTSSSSEDDESFTTRRQQERRANSPLSIYLSARKEREIIEREKQRLEEEGLKRERERCEEMKRKNQEKERKMFSLRSRIYIWWLNRKIKRIAREIQSTFVDERYLLRHDPLRNPEKMAEKERLLDRRRELVVYKRRQKFKDSDWLMWA
- the LOC114559528 gene encoding proteoglycan 4 isoform X2 codes for the protein MYMPCTRERRERATTIEIYDSFKVIFLAPNPLSLTTTKIKENECVTKRPKGEPRKRERKQRVGFGFTTPVYKQEIIEKMFRSIFGLKFFERPLSSGDMDSSSKKSKRRSERPLSPQDKNPPTILREHGRRGERPSSSGDTNPSTIMKEHRERGEGPLSCAENQPSITRQQERRNVRSLFIVGTNPSTIMKERRQKGESPLSCAEHKPSTTRQHVRRGESPSSLFSEDKQPSTPRRQQAWRGESPSSSSSEDDQPSTTRQRVRRFESPSSSSSEDKQPSTPRRQQAWRGESPLSSSSEDEHRSTTRQQVRRDVSSLFIVGTNPSTVMKESRQRRESSLSSSSEDDEPSTTRQRVRRFESPSSSSSEDSQPTTRRRQQAWRGESPSSSSSEDDQPSTTRQRVRRFESPSSSSSEDKQPSTPRRQQAWRGESPSSSSSEDDEPSTTRRQQQQSPLSFVDINLSTTFRQNGGIGENHLPCIDIDKPTIWWEHVLRGERPLFRGDFNPSNTLRQDGRSGDSRSSTSSSSEDDESFTTRRQQERRANSPLSIYLSARKEREIIEREKQRLEEEGLKRERERCEEMKRKNQEKERKMFSLRSRIYIWWLNRKIKRIAREIQSTFVDERYLLRHDPLRNPEKMAEKERLLDRRRELVVYKRRQKFKVEREVMKQKLNK